Proteins encoded by one window of Acidobacteriota bacterium:
- a CDS encoding riboflavin synthase, producing MFTGLVVERGIVAEAPQPSGQGGKRLVIAHSAELGARLDLGASLAVSGVCLTITARDGERSTVELAPETLARTNLDRLAAGSAVNLEPALRMGDALGGHWVQGHVDSWVEVIERRDLTEHRWLTFALPESQAPYLVEKGSVTLDGVSLTVAAVGEGDFSVTLIPHTLEVTTLGECVVGSRLNLEVDVLAKYIERALQVRGVGS from the coding sequence ATGTTTACCGGCCTTGTTGTCGAGCGTGGAATCGTAGCCGAGGCGCCGCAGCCCTCGGGACAGGGCGGCAAGCGCTTGGTGATCGCCCATAGCGCCGAGCTCGGTGCACGCCTCGACCTCGGCGCCAGCTTGGCGGTTTCCGGGGTCTGCCTGACCATCACCGCGCGCGACGGTGAGCGCTCGACCGTCGAGCTGGCTCCGGAGACCCTCGCCCGGACCAATCTCGATCGCCTCGCCGCCGGTTCGGCGGTCAACCTCGAGCCTGCCCTGCGCATGGGCGATGCCCTCGGCGGCCACTGGGTTCAGGGGCACGTCGATAGCTGGGTCGAGGTCATCGAACGACGCGATCTGACGGAGCACCGCTGGTTGACCTTCGCCCTGCCGGAATCGCAGGCGCCGTACCTGGTGGAGAAGGGATCGGTGACCCTCGACGGCGTCAGCCTGACCGTCGCGGCGGTCGGTGAGGGCGATTTCTCGGTGACCTTGATTCCTCACACCCTCGAGGTCACCACCCTCGGAGAATGTGTCGTCGGGAGCCGCCTCAATCTGGAGGTCGATGTGCTCGCCAAGTACATCGAGCGCGCGCTTCAGGTGCGCGGAGTCGGCTCGTGA
- the ribD gene encoding bifunctional diaminohydroxyphosphoribosylaminopyrimidine deaminase/5-amino-6-(5-phosphoribosylamino)uracil reductase RibD, whose translation MRLRTTWWSFAPGSSPLPSSAEYLDRALRLAARGRYRTSPNPMVGAVLVRHGEVVGEGYHRRVGGPHAEVEALARAGDEARDSTLYVTLEPCSHRGRTPPCSDAVIAAGVRRVVACHRDPDRRVAGRGFERLRAAGIAVEIGERAAAAVRLNLAFVTSCLLARPAVTLKWAMSLDGKIATVSGDSQWISSPPSRRWSLDLRESHDAILVGSETALADDPRLTRRLGKADGPILRIVLDRRLRLPADRRMLSEAGEVLIYTAAEAPEERRESLRRAGARVVVLARPEVPEVLRDLHRRGVRSLLVEGGGEVAAAFLEAGLYDRVAVAVAPLLIGGRSAPGPLAGAGMDPLSSAPRLEDLTIRQRGPDRIIEGYRAECLPALLSSVES comes from the coding sequence GTGAGACTCCGGACGACCTGGTGGAGTTTCGCCCCCGGGAGTTCGCCTCTGCCCTCCTCGGCTGAGTATCTGGACCGCGCCCTGCGGCTGGCGGCTCGCGGGCGCTATCGCACCTCCCCCAACCCGATGGTGGGAGCCGTTCTGGTGCGCCACGGCGAGGTGGTAGGGGAGGGCTACCACCGTCGCGTCGGTGGCCCCCATGCGGAGGTCGAAGCGCTGGCGCGGGCTGGCGACGAGGCCCGCGACAGCACCCTCTATGTCACCCTCGAGCCGTGCTCCCATCGCGGGCGCACGCCGCCCTGCAGCGACGCCGTGATCGCCGCCGGCGTGCGGCGGGTGGTGGCCTGTCACCGGGATCCGGACCGGCGGGTCGCGGGACGCGGTTTCGAGCGCCTGCGTGCCGCCGGGATCGCCGTCGAGATCGGCGAGCGGGCGGCGGCGGCGGTGCGTTTGAATCTCGCCTTCGTGACCTCGTGCCTGCTGGCGCGGCCGGCGGTGACCCTCAAGTGGGCGATGAGTCTCGACGGCAAGATCGCGACCGTCTCCGGAGACAGTCAGTGGATCTCGTCGCCGCCGTCGCGACGCTGGTCGCTCGACCTGCGGGAGAGCCATGACGCCATTCTGGTGGGCAGCGAGACGGCGCTGGCGGACGACCCTCGCCTGACCCGGCGGCTGGGTAAGGCCGACGGTCCCATTCTGCGCATCGTGCTCGATCGCAGGTTGCGCTTGCCGGCTGATCGGCGCATGCTGTCGGAGGCTGGCGAAGTGCTGATATACACTGCCGCCGAGGCGCCGGAGGAGCGGCGCGAGAGCCTCCGGCGAGCCGGGGCACGAGTCGTCGTTCTGGCCCGGCCCGAGGTGCCGGAGGTGCTGCGGGATCTCCATCGCCGGGGAGTTCGCAGCCTGCTCGTCGAAGGCGGCGGGGAGGTCGCCGCGGCGTTTCTCGAAGCCGGTCTCTACGATCGCGTGGCGGTGGCGGTGGCGCCGCTTCTGATCGGTGGCCGCAGCGCGCCGGGGCCCCTTGCCGGTGCCGGGATGGATCCGCTGTCGTCGGCGCCACGACTCGAAGACCTGACCATCCGCCAGCGCGGACCTGACCGCATCATCGAAGGATACCGAGCAGAATGTTTACCGGCCTTGTTGTCGAGCGTGGAATCGTAG